The following are from one region of the Stigmatella ashevillena genome:
- a CDS encoding aminotransferase class I/II-fold pyridoxal phosphate-dependent enzyme — protein sequence MSRSHLASRVSGFGTTVFSEFSALAVKHGAVNLGQGFPDFDGPEEVKEAAWRAIREGTNQYAPSMGARELRVAIAEHAARFYGQQVDPDTMVTVTSGATEALLDAILGLVDPGDEVIVFEPFYDSYVANIAFVGATPRYVPLRPPDAQHPTWWLDWAELEAAFSPRTRLLILNTPHNPTGKVFTREELERLGTLCERHGVKVLSDEVYEHIVFAPARHVRPSTLPVLADRTVTVSSMGKTFSLTGWKIGWIIAPPPLRDAVQRAHQFVTFATAAPFQSATAAALRMPDGYFQELAVRYLARREKLLHGLREAGLPAQAPEGSYFILADISRQGFPDDVAFCRHLVTQGGVAAIPPSVFYSPEHRYLGQGFARFAFCKTDGVLEEGARRLKQGLSAAASSSSRP from the coding sequence ATGAGCCGCTCACACCTCGCCAGCCGTGTCTCCGGTTTTGGCACCACCGTCTTCTCCGAGTTCAGCGCGCTCGCCGTGAAGCACGGCGCGGTGAACCTGGGCCAGGGCTTCCCGGACTTCGATGGTCCGGAGGAAGTCAAGGAGGCGGCGTGGCGAGCCATCCGGGAGGGCACCAACCAGTACGCGCCGAGCATGGGGGCCCGGGAGCTGCGCGTGGCCATCGCCGAGCATGCGGCGCGCTTCTATGGCCAGCAGGTGGATCCTGACACCATGGTGACCGTCACGAGCGGGGCCACCGAAGCCCTGCTCGACGCCATCCTGGGGCTGGTGGATCCCGGCGATGAGGTGATCGTCTTCGAGCCCTTCTACGACTCCTATGTGGCGAACATCGCCTTCGTGGGGGCCACGCCGCGCTACGTGCCGCTGCGGCCCCCCGACGCGCAGCACCCCACGTGGTGGCTCGACTGGGCGGAGCTGGAGGCGGCCTTCAGCCCCCGGACGCGGCTGCTCATCCTCAACACCCCGCACAATCCCACCGGCAAGGTGTTCACCCGCGAGGAGCTGGAGCGCCTGGGCACCCTGTGCGAGCGGCACGGGGTGAAGGTGCTCTCGGATGAGGTGTATGAACACATCGTGTTCGCCCCCGCGCGGCACGTGCGCCCCTCCACGCTGCCCGTGCTGGCGGACCGGACCGTCACGGTGAGCAGCATGGGCAAGACGTTCAGCCTGACGGGGTGGAAGATCGGCTGGATCATCGCCCCACCGCCGCTGCGTGACGCAGTGCAGCGTGCCCACCAGTTCGTCACCTTCGCCACGGCGGCCCCGTTCCAGAGCGCCACGGCGGCGGCGCTGCGGATGCCGGACGGGTACTTCCAGGAGCTGGCCGTGCGCTACCTGGCGAGGCGCGAGAAGCTGCTGCATGGCTTGCGCGAGGCGGGGCTTCCCGCGCAGGCCCCCGAGGGCAGCTACTTCATCCTCGCGGACATCTCGCGGCAGGGCTTCCCGGACGATGTGGCCTTCTGCCGCCATTTGGTGACGCAGGGCGGGGTGGCGGCCATTCCCCCGAGCGTCTTCTATTCGCCGGAGCACCGGTACCTGGGGCAAGGCTTCGCGCGCTTCGCATTCTGCAAGACGGATGGGGTGCTGGAGGAAGGGGCGCGGCGCTTGAAGCAAGGGCTCTCGGCGGCGGCGTCCTCTTCCAGCCGCCCGTGA
- a CDS encoding class I SAM-dependent methyltransferase: protein MSFFGELYVRSTLPFLSAEITAREVAYLERCFTDLALAGPVVDLGCGHGRHAAPLNTSGVLAGRVVGLELDAYSLAHRLPGFPVVEGDLRALPFPSASWAGAYAWYSTLFAFSDAEHRVILREVARCLQPGAVLVFQTVPYERLLEQPSASFQRVLPDGSRLEEESHFEPATGRDHGRRRLITPEGRVLSGEYAIRYHPLPELVQRMEEAGLRVKWVHGGLEGEPLTSASTDLIMGAELRHG from the coding sequence GTGAGCTTCTTTGGGGAGCTGTACGTTCGCAGCACGCTGCCCTTTCTCTCCGCCGAGATCACGGCGCGCGAGGTGGCTTACCTGGAGCGCTGCTTCACGGACCTGGCGCTCGCTGGCCCGGTGGTGGATCTGGGCTGTGGCCACGGACGGCATGCCGCGCCGCTCAACACCTCGGGGGTGCTGGCGGGCCGGGTGGTGGGGCTGGAGCTGGACGCCTACTCCCTGGCGCACCGGCTCCCAGGCTTTCCGGTGGTGGAGGGGGACTTGCGGGCCTTGCCCTTCCCGAGTGCCTCGTGGGCGGGGGCATATGCCTGGTACTCGACGCTCTTTGCCTTTTCGGACGCGGAGCATCGCGTCATTCTCCGGGAAGTCGCTCGGTGCCTCCAACCGGGCGCCGTGCTCGTCTTCCAGACGGTGCCATACGAGCGGCTCCTGGAACAGCCCAGCGCGTCATTCCAGCGGGTGCTCCCGGATGGGAGCCGGTTGGAGGAGGAGAGCCACTTCGAGCCCGCCACCGGGAGGGATCACGGCCGCCGACGGTTGATCACCCCGGAGGGCCGTGTCCTTTCGGGGGAGTATGCCATTCGGTACCATCCGCTGCCGGAGCTGGTCCAACGGATGGAAGAGGCGGGCCTGCGGGTGAAATGGGTGCATGGCGGGCTGGAGGGCGAGCCTCTGACCTCCGCCTCCACGGACCTCATCATGGGAGCCGAGCTGCGTCATGGCTGA
- a CDS encoding hydroxymethylglutaryl-CoA lyase, whose protein sequence is MDSNEHPRARVGGWLGGLPQRVDVYEVGPRDGLQNELRTLPTRDKARLVEALVAAGEKRIEVTSFVSPKWIPQLADAEELLRLVGRKPGVVFSALVPNLKGLQRAREAGLQEAAVFISASEAHSKKNINKSIAEALEASREVATAAAQMGMRVRGYLSTVWGCPYEGHVPVERVVDICRQLVDMGLYQLSLGDTIGVGTPRQTEEILSALLKYIPLEKLALHLHDTRGTALANALVGLSAGVTTFDASIGGLGGCPYAPGAAGNLATEDAVFMFQGMGVETGINMDRLVEAGELAQELIGRKLAGKFLQAALGEREKKASRRAQK, encoded by the coding sequence GTGGACTCGAACGAACATCCCAGAGCGCGTGTAGGAGGCTGGCTCGGAGGCCTGCCGCAGCGGGTTGACGTGTACGAGGTCGGCCCCCGGGACGGCTTGCAGAACGAGTTGCGCACCCTGCCGACGCGGGACAAGGCGCGCCTGGTGGAGGCGCTGGTCGCGGCGGGCGAGAAGCGAATTGAAGTGACCTCGTTCGTGTCCCCGAAGTGGATTCCCCAGTTGGCGGACGCCGAGGAACTGCTTCGCTTGGTGGGGCGCAAGCCGGGGGTGGTGTTCTCGGCGCTGGTGCCAAACCTCAAGGGTTTGCAGCGGGCGAGGGAGGCGGGCCTGCAAGAGGCGGCCGTCTTCATCTCGGCATCCGAGGCCCACTCCAAGAAGAACATCAACAAGAGCATCGCCGAGGCGCTGGAGGCCTCGCGCGAGGTGGCCACGGCTGCGGCCCAGATGGGGATGCGCGTGCGGGGTTACCTGTCCACGGTGTGGGGCTGCCCCTACGAGGGGCATGTGCCGGTGGAGCGGGTGGTGGACATCTGCCGCCAGCTCGTGGACATGGGGCTCTACCAACTGAGCCTGGGGGACACGATCGGGGTGGGGACGCCGCGGCAGACGGAGGAGATCCTCTCGGCGCTGCTGAAGTACATCCCGCTGGAGAAACTGGCGCTGCACCTGCATGACACGCGAGGCACGGCGCTGGCGAACGCGCTGGTGGGGCTGTCGGCGGGAGTCACCACCTTCGATGCCAGCATCGGCGGGCTGGGGGGATGCCCCTACGCGCCGGGTGCCGCGGGGAACCTCGCCACGGAGGATGCGGTCTTCATGTTCCAGGGCATGGGCGTGGAGACGGGCATCAACATGGATCGGCTTGTCGAGGCAGGAGAGCTGGCACAGGAACTGATCGGCCGGAAACTGGCCGGCAAGTTCCTCCAGGCGGCGCTGGGCGAGCGGGAGAAGAAGGCTTCGCGCCGCGCTCAGAAGTAG
- a CDS encoding NAD(P)-dependent oxidoreductase codes for MALSSPRVIVLGAAGRLGREFVRVGMRLGYTVTAVARDKGKLQAALGVPESSSLTFAEADARDVSALASLMKGMSAVVNAAGHAGDAEAFVDIGRTVVQATEQALGPEGRLWFVGGLGVLRIPHTDRLGIDLAGMPAMYQTHRRNHETLRASALDWSMLCPGPLVDVAEGPSLEELRITTEVMPFDVDVRDGPDDSLLFSRLRERFPESTIPYATAAEVAMRHLERGGPFSRQRVGIALPVGRTAEKKGWKIGERG; via the coding sequence ATGGCTCTTTCTTCTCCTCGTGTCATCGTCCTGGGGGCTGCGGGACGGCTCGGGCGCGAGTTCGTGCGCGTGGGAATGCGTTTGGGTTACACGGTGACCGCGGTGGCCCGGGACAAAGGGAAGCTCCAGGCAGCGCTGGGGGTGCCGGAGTCGTCGTCCCTCACCTTTGCCGAGGCGGATGCGCGAGATGTGAGCGCGCTGGCGTCCCTCATGAAGGGGATGTCCGCTGTCGTGAACGCCGCTGGGCACGCGGGGGATGCGGAGGCCTTCGTCGACATCGGCCGCACGGTGGTTCAAGCGACGGAGCAAGCGCTGGGGCCCGAGGGACGGCTTTGGTTCGTGGGCGGTCTTGGCGTGCTGCGCATCCCGCACACGGATCGGCTGGGGATCGATCTCGCCGGGATGCCGGCGATGTACCAGACCCACCGCCGCAATCACGAGACGCTGCGTGCCTCGGCGCTCGACTGGTCGATGCTGTGCCCTGGCCCCTTGGTGGACGTGGCCGAAGGGCCTTCGCTGGAGGAACTGCGCATCACCACCGAGGTCATGCCTTTCGACGTCGATGTGCGCGATGGACCTGACGACTCGTTGCTTTTTTCACGCCTGCGCGAGCGTTTTCCCGAGAGCACCATTCCCTATGCGACAGCAGCCGAGGTCGCCATGCGCCATCTCGAGAGGGGAGGCCCGTTCAGCCGCCAGCGCGTGGGCATCGCCCTTCCCGTGGGACGCACCGCCGAGAAGAAGGGGTGGAAGATCGGCGAACGTGGGTAG
- a CDS encoding ATP-binding protein — protein MRIPLVDKTLTKLAELIQQGRFEELETDTLEIKPVSADGVAWAEQHKSINAFLNTRGGIVILGVKEEGKGAARKYVFTGWKPHAEPNVKEFSTRFTDRDGNPLNLSECFPAPEVRDFLDGKVAILLVDELASDRKFVFYKNEAYKRVLTGDQKLSPEEIERQEEFKEEAVHARELQPVLNATIDDLDVDKLNEYIQHLNRQGKVETIKPDLAAARPFLERKYFLKNDRISILGALVCGRHPVDLLGFRCQVHGYVDVPQEIARDKQDLSDNVLPLMEASLAYILRNIQVGVSIEQGGSARAQYPEELLRETVNNALAHRDYSIDRHVILAIKPGVHIEIRNPGSFRKQMRIEAPHLSIPLRRLLPEAKPRNPKLADVLRVYRKWEGRGIGMATLVNLCLENKIDLPYYRFKSEEVALYLCAGRLVDERMERLFQSFDAHIEERLQGNALTEPQKSVLAYILKSEWANADVCYTILLTHDNNHSTELRTLKQSGLIVEHERSSPEYPIYVADRVLAQLDSLPELRRLLGGGIDSLDPFDKKILGIVHRFESYSKSRSVSAKQASFSLWYDEGGSAHDIKAFDSFYRRVRTAFNRLEKADFLSKLPQVRNRYVLNRKFAGTRLV, from the coding sequence ATGAGAATCCCCTTAGTAGACAAGACGCTCACCAAGCTGGCAGAGCTGATCCAGCAAGGCCGCTTCGAGGAACTGGAGACGGACACGCTCGAGATCAAACCGGTCAGTGCGGATGGCGTGGCGTGGGCCGAGCAGCACAAGAGCATCAACGCTTTCCTCAACACCCGCGGCGGGATTGTCATTCTCGGCGTCAAGGAAGAGGGAAAAGGGGCGGCACGAAAGTACGTCTTCACGGGATGGAAGCCCCATGCCGAACCCAACGTGAAAGAGTTCTCGACCCGGTTCACCGATCGGGACGGAAATCCCCTCAACCTCAGCGAGTGCTTTCCAGCACCCGAGGTACGCGATTTCCTCGACGGCAAGGTCGCGATTCTCTTGGTGGATGAGCTGGCTTCAGACCGAAAGTTCGTTTTCTACAAGAACGAAGCCTACAAGCGCGTCTTGACGGGCGATCAGAAGCTCTCTCCAGAAGAGATCGAACGGCAGGAAGAATTCAAAGAAGAGGCGGTGCATGCCCGGGAACTCCAGCCCGTCCTGAACGCCACCATCGACGATCTCGATGTAGACAAACTCAACGAGTACATCCAACACCTCAATCGCCAAGGCAAGGTTGAAACCATCAAGCCCGATCTGGCGGCAGCACGGCCATTTCTTGAGCGAAAGTACTTCCTCAAGAACGACCGCATCTCCATCCTGGGCGCTTTGGTGTGCGGACGTCACCCGGTGGACTTGCTTGGATTCCGCTGCCAAGTCCATGGATATGTAGACGTGCCGCAAGAGATTGCCCGCGACAAGCAAGATCTCTCAGACAATGTGTTGCCCTTGATGGAGGCCAGCCTCGCCTACATCCTCCGCAACATCCAAGTCGGCGTCAGCATCGAGCAGGGGGGCTCGGCACGGGCCCAATATCCGGAAGAGTTGCTTCGCGAGACTGTGAACAACGCGCTCGCTCACCGTGACTACTCGATCGACCGTCACGTGATTTTGGCCATCAAGCCTGGCGTGCATATTGAGATCCGGAATCCGGGCTCATTCCGCAAGCAGATGCGCATCGAAGCCCCCCACCTTTCGATACCTCTTCGCCGCCTGTTGCCCGAAGCCAAACCGCGCAATCCCAAGCTCGCGGATGTCTTGCGCGTCTATCGAAAATGGGAGGGGCGCGGCATCGGAATGGCGACGCTCGTCAATCTCTGCCTCGAGAACAAGATTGATCTGCCCTATTACCGGTTCAAATCCGAGGAAGTCGCACTGTACCTCTGCGCAGGCCGCTTGGTGGATGAGCGGATGGAGCGGCTCTTCCAATCTTTCGATGCGCACATCGAAGAGCGTCTGCAAGGAAACGCTCTGACCGAACCGCAGAAATCCGTGCTCGCCTACATCCTCAAATCCGAATGGGCCAATGCGGATGTTTGCTATACGATTTTGTTGACGCACGACAACAACCACTCCACCGAGCTACGCACGCTCAAACAAAGCGGTCTCATCGTGGAGCACGAACGCAGCAGCCCTGAGTACCCCATTTACGTGGCGGATCGCGTCCTCGCCCAATTGGACTCTCTCCCGGAACTCAGGAGACTTTTGGGCGGAGGCATTGATTCCCTCGATCCGTTCGACAAAAAGATTCTCGGTATTGTCCATCGATTCGAGAGCTACTCGAAGAGCCGGTCCGTCAGCGCCAAACAGGCCAGTTTCTCGCTTTGGTACGACGAGGGGGGGAGTGCGCATGACATCAAGGCCTTCGATTCTTTCTATCGAAGAGTCAGAACAGCCTTCAATCGCTTAGAAAAAGCGGATTTTCTGAGCAAGCTTCCTCAGGTGCGCAACCGCTACGTGTTGAATCGGAAATTCGCTGGCACTCGCCTCGTGTAA
- a CDS encoding TolC family protein gives MKGDGRRVAQRRPDILAAEYQLKAANASIGAARAAFFPSITLSGAGGLSSVGLGQRINPASFTWNFVPRINLPIFRGGPFKASLDVAEISKSIEVAKYERAIQAAFREVADALVARDEALEKQLEAQGKRVAAEEERYRLAELRYRAGNERDVTQLTAQRDLYTAQQQLIDAQVSQLAKRCLPLPGARRRVAGAHLGPLSGGERARVRGVPQCLPKTQPLRHGCVKSSPIVGKDGGAPSPERNDVSGARPNLCATHPQAP, from the coding sequence GTGAAGGGCGATGGGCGCCGCGTTGCTCAGCGCCGGCCGGACATCCTCGCCGCCGAGTACCAGCTCAAGGCGGCGAACGCCTCCATCGGCGCCGCGCGGGCGGCCTTCTTCCCCAGCATCACTCTCAGCGGGGCGGGCGGCTTGTCCAGCGTGGGCCTGGGCCAGCGCATCAACCCCGCCTCGTTCACCTGGAACTTCGTGCCGCGCATCAACCTGCCCATCTTCCGCGGAGGGCCGTTTAAGGCGAGCCTGGACGTGGCGGAAATCAGCAAGTCCATCGAGGTTGCCAAGTACGAGCGCGCCATCCAGGCAGCCTTTCGCGAGGTGGCTGACGCGCTGGTGGCGCGCGACGAAGCGCTGGAGAAGCAACTGGAGGCGCAGGGCAAGCGGGTGGCCGCCGAGGAGGAGCGCTACCGGCTCGCGGAGCTGCGCTACCGCGCGGGCAACGAGCGGGATGTGACGCAGCTCACCGCGCAGCGGGACCTCTACACGGCCCAGCAGCAACTCATCGACGCGCAGGTCTCCCAGTTGGCCAAACGTTGCCTCCCTCTACCGGGCGCTCGGCGGAGGGTGGCAGGAGCGCACCTCGGCCCGCTCTCCGGCGGTGAAAGGGCCAGGGTGAGGGGCGTCCCGCAGTGCCTACCCAAAACTCAGCCGCTGCGTCATGGGTGCGTCAAGTCCAGTCCGATAGTGGGTAAAGATGGGGGAGCCCCATCTCCGGAGAGGAATGACGTCTCAGGTGCCCGACCAAACTTGTGCGCCACTCACCCACAGGCGCCTTGA
- a CDS encoding MarR family winged helix-turn-helix transcriptional regulator: MILEPKTISTQLPFALYGAANRMVRLHKPFLEPLGLTFPQYLVILALQEGAPLPVGELGARLGMDTGTITPLVKRLETAGFVTRNRDPADERRVLVDLTPRGRALDAKLRSIPGKIKTACQLTDRGMEDLRRTLEALAHPAT, from the coding sequence GTGATATTGGAACCGAAAACCATCAGCACGCAGTTGCCCTTCGCGCTCTATGGCGCGGCCAACCGGATGGTGCGGCTGCACAAGCCGTTCCTTGAACCGTTGGGCCTGACATTCCCCCAGTACCTCGTGATTCTCGCGCTGCAGGAGGGTGCGCCTCTTCCCGTCGGCGAACTCGGTGCCCGCCTGGGCATGGACACGGGCACGATCACGCCGTTGGTCAAGCGGCTTGAGACGGCAGGTTTCGTCACACGCAACCGCGACCCTGCCGACGAGCGCAGGGTACTGGTGGACCTGACACCCCGTGGCCGCGCCCTCGACGCCAAACTCCGGAGCATCCCAGGGAAAATCAAGACGGCATGCCAGTTGACCGACCGGGGCATGGAAGACCTTCGTCGCACGCTCGAAGCGCTAGCGCACCCGGCGACCTAA
- a CDS encoding NADPH-dependent F420 reductase translates to MKIGILGVGYIGKILVQKLSVAGHDVKVANSRGPETIGADVLAFGGRAVSVADALADVDAVIISIPLNRIPQIAPLIAKVSADKAVIDTSNYYPGRDGRIDAIEAGQVESLWVAEQLGRPFAKAWNAIGSDSFARKGKPAGSPDRIAIPVAADRETDRKVALALVEATGFDAFDAGTLAESWRQQPGAPGYCTDLTREEMPAALATAEKARLPKRRDLAVAAIMERLGDGTKNPDADFAVRLGRALFM, encoded by the coding sequence ATGAAGATCGGCATTTTGGGCGTTGGTTACATCGGGAAGATTTTGGTCCAGAAGTTGAGTGTGGCCGGACATGACGTGAAGGTGGCCAACTCCCGGGGCCCGGAGACGATCGGGGCCGACGTGCTGGCTTTCGGCGGACGCGCGGTCTCGGTGGCGGATGCCTTGGCGGACGTCGACGCGGTGATCATCTCCATCCCCCTGAACCGGATTCCTCAGATCGCGCCGCTGATCGCCAAGGTGTCGGCCGATAAGGCCGTCATTGATACCTCAAACTACTATCCTGGGCGCGACGGCAGGATTGACGCCATCGAAGCGGGTCAGGTCGAGAGCCTGTGGGTGGCCGAACAGTTGGGTCGTCCGTTCGCGAAGGCCTGGAACGCCATCGGCTCCGACTCCTTCGCGAGGAAGGGAAAGCCCGCGGGGAGCCCGGACCGCATCGCCATCCCCGTTGCGGCCGATCGCGAGACGGATCGAAAGGTAGCACTGGCACTCGTCGAGGCCACCGGGTTCGACGCCTTCGATGCGGGGACGCTTGCGGAGTCCTGGCGGCAGCAGCCTGGCGCGCCCGGCTACTGCACGGACCTCACCCGCGAGGAGATGCCAGCCGCGCTGGCGACAGCCGAGAAGGCGCGATTGCCCAAGCGACGCGACCTGGCGGTTGCGGCCATCATGGAAAGGCTCGGAGACGGCACGAAGAACCCGGATGCGGACTTCGCCGTCCGACTGGGTCGTGCGTTGTTCATGTGA
- a CDS encoding ketopantoate reductase family protein — protein sequence MKNAATSRVLIVGAGSVGLIVGYHLSLAKADVTFLVRPGRVERLSRPQTLYCYDDNSLKHYEGYSVISDHADIAEGRFDYILITLDGASLQNEDGVALTKAIGKAVEGTETKVIQGSMFVDSRRWFQSVSGLRDDQFTTGYFSFLSYPPSAVTLPLHGPTDPELLAKADQAYYDNQAAMMLDDSGPAVAEGFAELYNASGVSKVAIVPAAGIAILANAIFAMFAGCDLLGWPKFSDIDPTDETWRLAIAAMKEIQTLSMHGEAGRQAAEATTEASVLEENVAMEKQMLPLDLQEFNRFHHGGKVNKQDRALLTASLAAGRAEGKEMPALTELLRHYSSEIP from the coding sequence ATGAAGAACGCCGCTACTTCTCGCGTCCTGATTGTCGGGGCCGGATCCGTAGGCTTGATCGTTGGCTACCATCTGTCGCTCGCCAAGGCGGACGTGACATTTCTGGTCCGTCCTGGCCGCGTCGAGCGCCTCAGCCGACCGCAGACGCTCTATTGCTACGACGACAACAGCCTTAAGCACTATGAAGGCTATTCGGTGATCTCGGATCATGCCGACATCGCCGAAGGTCGGTTCGATTATATCCTCATCACGCTCGACGGTGCTTCGTTGCAGAACGAGGACGGCGTCGCGCTGACCAAGGCGATCGGCAAGGCCGTGGAAGGCACCGAGACCAAGGTGATCCAGGGCAGCATGTTCGTCGATTCACGGCGCTGGTTCCAGAGCGTGTCCGGGCTGCGGGACGACCAGTTCACCACCGGCTATTTCAGCTTCCTCTCCTACCCGCCCAGCGCCGTCACGCTCCCGCTCCATGGGCCGACCGATCCCGAGCTGCTGGCCAAGGCCGATCAGGCTTACTACGATAACCAGGCGGCCATGATGCTCGATGACAGCGGCCCGGCCGTCGCGGAAGGTTTCGCCGAACTGTACAACGCAAGCGGCGTATCGAAGGTCGCGATCGTGCCGGCCGCGGGCATCGCCATCCTCGCCAATGCCATCTTCGCCATGTTCGCGGGGTGCGATCTGCTCGGCTGGCCGAAGTTCTCCGATATCGACCCGACCGACGAGACCTGGCGACTGGCGATCGCGGCCATGAAGGAAATCCAGACGCTGTCGATGCATGGCGAGGCTGGACGCCAGGCTGCCGAGGCCACGACCGAAGCGAGTGTGCTCGAAGAGAATGTGGCCATGGAGAAGCAGATGCTGCCGCTCGATCTGCAGGAGTTCAACCGCTTCCATCACGGCGGCAAGGTCAACAAGCAGGATCGTGCCCTCCTCACGGCCTCCTTGGCTGCCGGCCGTGCCGAGGGCAAGGAGATGCCCGCCCTGACCGAGCTGCTTCGCCACTATTCGAGCGAGATCCCGTGA
- a CDS encoding serine/threonine protein kinase, translating into MADAGTSQIGDWRVLATCGHGSYGIVHRVEHAEQPHLGPFALKLALHPDDPRFEREAELLSRIRHPHVPRLKDRGRWTLPGGPSFPYLVMEWVEGVSLYAWASGRSLTSRQMLKVLAQIARALEATHAVGGVHRDVKGDNIRVRPDGHAVLVDFGSSHYRDAPTLTRHLPPPGTAQYYSPESLRFQWEHHRQPTARYLAQPADDVYALGVTAYRLVTGRYPPAIDREKTEGGFRLVAPAWRPPPVWKNLSPELASLIRRMLSYEPSHRGTATDIASALERAAQTSRSRVDRPLLPPPARPPFINKPQSPAPRSCPSGWPVLSAALGVGLILGIWYAELRLWPETSLLKVQQQQGGAVGLADTVLDSSANSTSFEPMQHQFGRDLPKKPFPGQRRPPCKPPAIEVNGGCWGLSGNTSPPCGDQSVEWKKACYWPLLELPRPPTSETP; encoded by the coding sequence GTGGCTGACGCGGGGACGTCACAGATCGGCGACTGGCGTGTCCTGGCCACCTGCGGCCATGGCTCTTACGGCATCGTTCATCGCGTCGAGCATGCGGAGCAGCCGCACCTCGGCCCCTTCGCCTTGAAGCTGGCGCTCCACCCGGACGATCCGCGCTTCGAACGAGAGGCAGAGCTGCTCTCTCGCATCCGCCACCCCCATGTTCCCAGACTGAAGGACCGGGGCAGGTGGACGCTCCCCGGCGGCCCCTCCTTCCCCTACCTCGTCATGGAATGGGTGGAAGGCGTCTCCTTGTACGCCTGGGCCTCAGGGCGCTCCTTGACCTCGCGTCAGATGCTGAAGGTGCTGGCGCAGATCGCCCGTGCGCTGGAGGCCACACATGCCGTGGGAGGGGTTCACCGTGACGTGAAGGGGGACAACATCCGCGTCCGGCCTGACGGCCACGCGGTCCTCGTGGACTTCGGATCGAGCCACTACCGGGATGCCCCCACCCTCACGCGCCACCTGCCCCCTCCAGGCACGGCGCAGTACTACAGCCCCGAGTCCCTGCGCTTCCAGTGGGAGCACCACCGCCAGCCCACGGCCCGCTACCTCGCCCAACCTGCCGATGACGTGTATGCCCTGGGCGTGACCGCCTATCGGCTCGTCACCGGCAGGTATCCTCCCGCCATTGATCGAGAAAAGACGGAGGGCGGCTTCCGGCTCGTTGCACCTGCGTGGAGGCCGCCGCCCGTCTGGAAGAACCTCTCTCCGGAACTGGCCTCACTCATCCGCCGGATGCTCTCCTACGAGCCCTCTCACAGGGGCACTGCGACAGACATCGCCTCGGCGCTCGAACGGGCTGCGCAAACATCGCGGTCCCGGGTGGACCGGCCCCTCCTGCCACCACCTGCTCGCCCCCCTTTCATCAACAAGCCTCAGTCCCCTGCTCCGCGCTCGTGCCCATCAGGCTGGCCAGTGCTGTCAGCGGCATTGGGAGTAGGGTTGATTCTCGGTATCTGGTATGCGGAACTTCGTCTCTGGCCAGAAACATCTCTTCTCAAGGTTCAGCAGCAGCAAGGAGGAGCGGTCGGCCTCGCAGACACGGTGCTCGACTCCTCCGCGAACAGCACGTCGTTCGAGCCCATGCAACACCAATTCGGCCGCGATCTGCCCAAGAAGCCCTTTCCTGGGCAGCGCCGTCCTCCATGTAAGCCTCCTGCCATCGAGGTAAATGGGGGATGTTGGGGGCTTTCTGGAAACACCTCTCCACCGTGCGGAGACCAGTCCGTTGAGTGGAAAAAGGCGTGCTACTGGCCCCTCCTGGAGCTTCCTCGCCCTCCCACTTCAGAGACACCGTGA
- a CDS encoding GFA family protein produces the protein MNAFKGGCQCGAIRFEVNSDPVAAGACYCRDCQYASGGGPAYAISLPRAGVTLTQGTPRVYWSAANSGARVARHFCGDCGTPLFAENAAYPEVFSIKAGSLDDPSRFVLGGSIWVSSAQPWHLIDPHAVRFDKNPWPGG, from the coding sequence ATGAACGCATTCAAGGGAGGATGTCAGTGCGGAGCGATCCGCTTCGAGGTGAACTCAGATCCCGTGGCGGCCGGTGCGTGTTACTGCCGTGATTGCCAGTATGCCTCCGGCGGGGGACCTGCCTACGCGATCAGCCTGCCGAGAGCCGGCGTGACCCTCACGCAGGGCACCCCTCGCGTCTACTGGAGTGCGGCGAACTCGGGCGCGCGCGTGGCGCGTCACTTCTGCGGGGACTGCGGAACGCCACTCTTCGCGGAGAACGCGGCGTACCCGGAGGTCTTCAGCATCAAGGCAGGAAGCCTCGATGACCCGAGCCGGTTCGTGCTCGGCGGGAGCATCTGGGTCAGCTCGGCTCAGCCTTGGCACCTCATCGACCCGCATGCGGTGCGGTTCGACAAGAACCCCTGGCCAGGTGGCTGA